The genomic DNA AGGCGACCCGCATCTTTAGCGCCGAAGGGATTCGCACCAATGTCACCCTGGTCTTCTCTGCCTTGCAGGCGCTCCTGGCCGCCAAGGCCGGGGCGAGCTACGTTTCCCCCTTTGTCGGCCGGCTCGACGACGTTGGCCACGACGGCATGGAAGGGATCGAGCAGATCCGCACCATCTTCGACAACTACGGCTACGCCACCGAAATCATTGTCGCTTCGGTGCGCAGCCCGATGCATGTCCTCAACGCCGGGCTCCTCGGCGCCGATATCTGCACCATCCCGCCGTCGGTCATCAGCCAACTGGCCAAGCACCCGCTGACCGATGTCGGCATCGCCAAGTTCATGGCCGACTGGGAAAAGGCGAAAAAATAGCG from Desulfuromonas acetexigens includes the following:
- the fsa gene encoding fructose-6-phosphate aldolase; protein product: MKFFIDTAEVGEIRAAHALGLVDGVTTNPSLIAKSGRDFKDVIREIASFVDGPISAEVIALDAEGMVREGRELAAIHENIVIKVPMTEEGLKATRIFSAEGIRTNVTLVFSALQALLAAKAGASYVSPFVGRLDDVGHDGMEGIEQIRTIFDNYGYATEIIVASVRSPMHVLNAGLLGADICTIPPSVISQLAKHPLTDVGIAKFMADWEKAKK